AGCCGTTTACGCTTGTCGCTACATCATAATGGATCGCACAACGCTGTAAATTTTTGTATCCAGCAGCTTGCCGTATGGCGCAAGCGTCGGCTGATGAAGCGCGCCGAGGAACGAGGATGGCCGGTCAAACGATATAATGGCTCCGCGCGGGCCGCCATTATCATACAGAGTGACGCGGAAGGGGACGTACAGGCTGGCTCTTCGGTCGACAGCGAGAATAGGCTCCGCGATAAGCGGGTTGCCTACCAGATAAAGACGGCATTGCTTGATGCCGCTCTGAAGCGATAGGAGCTCCCCTTGATTCACCTCAGACAAAATCATCAGTCCATGCGGGCCTTCCATCGGTTTAACAGCTGCTTCTACCTGTTCCCAGGATGCCTGCTGCCGGACAAGCTGGTTCCCGATATACGGATCCCATCTTCCCATCTGCCGCTCAAATGCGGCGACAAGCGCCTCATAAGAAAGTCCTGTCGGAATATCTTCTCTTACGATCATCGCATAACCAGCTGTAATTGGCTCTCCGTGTCTCATCCGCGATCCTCCTTTTTGCCGGGATAAGCAGTCAGCAAATTGTATGAGAGGAAGTGGAGGCATATGACAGAAAAATTACGATAAGCCAAGCATCTGCAGGGCAAGCTTGACGCTGTTGTGCTGCAGCTGGTCGGTTAAATAGGTGGCGTATGCGCGGATCGACGGCGCCTTGACGGTACAAGAGAGCTCGAACAAAGCGTGCGAATCGAGATAAGGCTGCGCAATAGAGCGGGGCAGGAAGCCGAATCGATCCCCTTGCAGCAGAATCGTCAGCATAATGGAGGAATGATCGATCTCCAGGGCAGGGACATAACCCGTACCTGCAAGCTCGGCGAACCACTCCGGAAAAGGGGTACCCCACGCAAGGTGGCAATAATCAGGAGACCGGAAATCCTCTTGCTGCACAACGCCGGCTTTAGGCTGCTTGGACACGAGCAGGAGATCATCCTCGAACAGCAGCTGCCGGGTGACTCTTGGATGCTCGGGCGGATCAAACCGGACCGCGAGATGCACCATACCATCAAGAAGCAGGTCGCGGACCATATAGCTGGGGTCGATATGGCTGAAGAACTTCACGGCGACTTGCGGATTGTCGCTCTTGAAGGCGAGAATCCGGGACAAGTACCGGTAGTGCCAGACTGAGCCGGGACCGCTCATCACAACGGATTGCTCGAACGTATCCGACAGTGTCAGCCTGCTTTCCTCAAACAACCGGAGCATTCTTTCTGCATAAGGGTAAAAGGCGATGCCTGCCTGCGTCAGGCTGACGTTTCGGTTATCCCGCTGGAACAGCTCTTTGCCGACCGCTGCCTCTAGTGCCTTGATCCTTGCGGTTATGGCCGACTGGGAGATATGAAGATGCTCAGCCGCCTTCGTAAAATTAAGGAGATGAGCGATTGCGATAAACGCTTCAAGCTGCGAAGAATCCATACGAACGATAACGCCCTTTCACTATTGAAAATATGAATCATAGCAACCTATATTATTCGTTATACAAATGATAACCATGCCATTATGATGAGTCTATAAGCAAGTTTTGAAGAAAAAGATGGAGGGAAAGCAGCATGGGCAATGATATCGTTATCGAACAATTAACGTCGTTAGAGACTTCGCTTCGGGAACTGGCGGATGTGCTTGTCCGCGTTGTGGAGGACGGGGCATCCGTCGGGTTCCTGCCGCCGCTCAGCCAAGAGGAAGCGATAGAATATTGGAGGAGTGTTTCGGATCCGGAGGTGATGCTGTTTGTTGCCAAGGTTAACGGACATCTTGCGGCCACGGTACAGCTGCAGTTATGCGGCAAGGCGAACGGCTCACACCGAGCGGAGATTGCGAAGCTGATGACTCATCCGGAGTACCGGCGCAAAGGGATTGCCAGGCAGCTGATGCTGGAAGCGGAAGCGGCTGCCCTCGGGAAGAATCGGTCGCTGCTCGTATTGGACACGAGAGAAGGAGATCCTTCAAATCTGCTGTATATGTCCCTTGGCTACCAGCTGGCGGGGCGTATACCGAACTTTGCGAGATCGGCGGACGGCAGCCTCGCTGCCACGATGATGTACTACAAGAATATCGGCTGACGCTGGATAAGCAAAACCAACCCCGGACCTTACAAGGCCGGGGGTTTCCGTTTGCCGCCCGGCTTCCACACGGACAGAATATACATGATGATAATGGATATAGTTTGTAAAGCAATGCCGATGATAAGCCAGGTGTGATGGACGGTTAGGCTTCCATTGCCGTCCAAGCCCCGCAAGGTCCATTCGTATAAACCGATAAAGCCGATACCGATAGCAAGCAGAGTAAGCGCCTCTTTGGCGATCACCCAATAATAACGGAACAGTCCCCAGGAGGTCAGCACCGACAGCGCAATGCCGGTTACCGTGGTGCCAATCGTAGAGGCGCGTACGCTGGAATCGGCCAGCAGATGCATAATGGTGTAGCAGGACCTCAGCACGGCGGCATCATCCGTAACGGATGCGGTTAAGGCCAGGATAATAAACGCAACCTGCACGCCAAACATAATCGCCGCAAAAAGAATATGAAGCAGGAGTAAGATCCGCCGCTGCTGCAAAGTGATTCTTTTCAAGCGTTCCATTCCTCCCCCTTAAATATTAAACCGGTACCCGACTCCCCAGATCGTCTCGACATATTGAGGTTTCGACGGATCACGCTCGATCTTCTCCCGCAGCTTGCTGATGTGGACGGTAACCGTTGCGTGATCGCTGCCGATCGCGTCCATTCCCCAAATCTGTTCGAACAGATCCTCTTTTCGAAAGACACGGTTCGGGTGGGTGACGAGATAGAAGAGCAGATCGTATTCCTTGGCGGTAAAAGACACCTCGCGCTCGTTCACGAACACCCGGCGGGACTGCTTCTCGATTCGGATGCCGTTCAGCCGCAGTTCATCCCGGTGTTGTCCGTTATGACCTTGTCCGACCAGCCGTTCATAGCGCGACAGATGGGCCTTCACCCGGGCTACCAGCTCGCCAAGGCCAAAGGGCTTCAGGATGTAATCATCCGCCCCAAGCCCAAAGCCGCGGATCTTATCGATCTCTTCCTTCTTAGCCGACACGATAAGGATAGGAACGTTGCTTGCTTCGCGAATCCGTCTGCACACCTCGTAACCGTCCATGGACGGCAGCATCAGATCCAGCAGGATGAGATCATACTCGCCCCGAAGCTCCATCTCCAGGCCCGAATCGCCGCGTTCGGCAATATCGACCTCAAAGCTATGGGCGAGCAGATAATCCTTCTGTACCTCGGCAATAACCGGATCATCTTCAATAATCAATATCCGTTTCATTGTATACCTCCATTCTCCGGCTTCGTCCTGTCTTGTTTCCAAGAAGGGAACCGAAGCTGTATCGTTGTTCCTTCACCTGGCCTGCTGACAGCCGCTGCGGTTCCGCCATGCGCTTCTATAATCTGCTTCACAATGGCGAGGCCCAGTCCGCTGTTGCCTTTGCCGGGGCTTCGCGAGGACTGCGCCCGGAAGAACCGGTCGAATACGCGGGGCAGAGCATCGGCCGGAATGCCTTCACCGTTGTCATGTATTTGCAGGAGATAGATGCCGCCAGGCTCTTCATCAAGCGAGAATACCAGTTTTTTTATCTCGCCTTTCATATATTGGAGGCTGTTGTCGGCCAGATTCATAAGCGTGCGGTGAAGCTTTTGGCGGTCTGCTTGGATAAGGACCTGCTCCGTGCCCGCGCTTGGGATGAAGGTAACCTCCGTCCCGCTGAAGCGGGGATCAAGCCGCAATTCGTTAACGAGCTGAATCATATAGGCCGTTAAATCAACCGTATCCCAATGGAAAGGCAGCTTGCCCGTATCCAGAGTCGAATACAGCTGCAGCTCCTCAATCATCCGGTTCATCTCGATCGTTTTGCCGGCGATCATTTGCACGTACTTTTGCCGCTTCTCTTCCGTATCGGCAATGCCGTCACGCAGGCAATCGGTGCAGCCCTGAATCGCGGTTATCGGCGTCTTCAGATCATGGGAGATGTTCGCGAGCAGCTCTTTACGGCCTTGCTCAAGCTCAAGCTGGGTTCCCAAGGATGCCTGCAGGCGAACGCGCATTTCTTCAAAAGCCGCCCCAAGTTGACCGATTTCATCCTGTCTTCGCAGCTGAATGGGATGATCCAGATCGCCTTCCCGGATCCGGCCGGCTGCTTCCTTCAAGGCATACAGCGGCTTAATGATGCTTCGCGAGACAAGGTAAGTAAGCAGGCCATTGGTGACAATGAGTGCTCCCAGCAAGGTGAGCAGCACCAACGGAACCAGCCGCTTGAAGAAGTCCGCGACCGGCTTCATATCGGAGACGATGATCAGCTTGCCGCTGCTACCGTCCGGACTCAAGAAGGGGATCGTGTCCCATTGGTTGCCGCTTGGCGGACCGGGATGTTCCGCTTTCATATGTCCGTCAGCCAAGTCAGCCA
This region of Paenibacillus sp. JDR-2 genomic DNA includes:
- a CDS encoding GNAT family N-acetyltransferase; translation: MGNDIVIEQLTSLETSLRELADVLVRVVEDGASVGFLPPLSQEEAIEYWRSVSDPEVMLFVAKVNGHLAATVQLQLCGKANGSHRAEIAKLMTHPEYRRKGIARQLMLEAEAAALGKNRSLLVLDTREGDPSNLLYMSLGYQLAGRIPNFARSADGSLAATMMYYKNIG
- a CDS encoding LysR family transcriptional regulator, with the protein product MDSSQLEAFIAIAHLLNFTKAAEHLHISQSAITARIKALEAAVGKELFQRDNRNVSLTQAGIAFYPYAERMLRLFEESRLTLSDTFEQSVVMSGPGSVWHYRYLSRILAFKSDNPQVAVKFFSHIDPSYMVRDLLLDGMVHLAVRFDPPEHPRVTRQLLFEDDLLLVSKQPKAGVVQQEDFRSPDYCHLAWGTPFPEWFAELAGTGYVPALEIDHSSIMLTILLQGDRFGFLPRSIAQPYLDSHALFELSCTVKAPSIRAYATYLTDQLQHNSVKLALQMLGLS
- a CDS encoding response regulator transcription factor produces the protein MKRILIIEDDPVIAEVQKDYLLAHSFEVDIAERGDSGLEMELRGEYDLILLDLMLPSMDGYEVCRRIREASNVPILIVSAKKEEIDKIRGFGLGADDYILKPFGLGELVARVKAHLSRYERLVGQGHNGQHRDELRLNGIRIEKQSRRVFVNEREVSFTAKEYDLLFYLVTHPNRVFRKEDLFEQIWGMDAIGSDHATVTVHISKLREKIERDPSKPQYVETIWGVGYRFNI
- a CDS encoding sensor histidine kinase — encoded protein: MSIRKKLIFSYAAMIAVPILLFGLTIALLGNLLIKDALPGAGGGDGKSGHSFPLSSIRDLFMGRSELSSGLKFIAEHDPKLLSDQAFLTDTGAKLEEVESGMIVIRNDEVAYASHGLPADKILADLADGHMKAEHPGPPSGNQWDTIPFLSPDGSSGKLIIVSDMKPVADFFKRLVPLVLLTLLGALIVTNGLLTYLVSRSIIKPLYALKEAAGRIREGDLDHPIQLRRQDEIGQLGAAFEEMRVRLQASLGTQLELEQGRKELLANISHDLKTPITAIQGCTDCLRDGIADTEEKRQKYVQMIAGKTIEMNRMIEELQLYSTLDTGKLPFHWDTVDLTAYMIQLVNELRLDPRFSGTEVTFIPSAGTEQVLIQADRQKLHRTLMNLADNSLQYMKGEIKKLVFSLDEEPGGIYLLQIHDNGEGIPADALPRVFDRFFRAQSSRSPGKGNSGLGLAIVKQIIEAHGGTAAAVSRPGEGTTIQLRFPSWKQDRTKPENGGIQ
- a CDS encoding DUF302 domain-containing protein, which encodes MRHGEPITAGYAMIVREDIPTGLSYEALVAAFERQMGRWDPYIGNQLVRQQASWEQVEAAVKPMEGPHGLMILSEVNQGELLSLQSGIKQCRLYLVGNPLIAEPILAVDRRASLYVPFRVTLYDNGGPRGAIISFDRPSSFLGALHQPTLAPYGKLLDTKIYSVVRSIMM